From the endosymbiont of Bathymodiolus septemdierum str. Myojin knoll genome, one window contains:
- the ruvX gene encoding Holliday junction resolvase RuvX, producing the protein MNIKTYLGFDVGTKRTGVAIANSLTQSAKGISVVTNHKDGSTNFKGFDEIVNAHNVDLFVVGLPFDKDGKEQEMTFIAKSFGRKLTARYKIETVFIDEYLSSSDAKKQLKYNHYHPNANRGTVDKLSAELILQTWLEENL; encoded by the coding sequence GTGAACATTAAGACCTACTTAGGTTTTGATGTGGGGACAAAACGCACGGGGGTGGCAATTGCAAACAGTTTGACACAAAGTGCAAAAGGCATTAGCGTGGTTACGAACCACAAAGACGGTTCTACTAATTTTAAAGGGTTTGATGAGATTGTGAATGCCCATAATGTGGATTTATTTGTGGTCGGTTTGCCTTTTGATAAAGACGGGAAAGAGCAGGAAATGACTTTCATTGCAAAGTCTTTTGGGCGAAAATTAACAGCGAGATATAAGATTGAGACGGTTTTTATTGATGAGTATTTGTCCTCCTCTGATGCTAAAAAACAATTAAAATACAACCATTATCATCCAAACGCAAATCGAGGTACTGTGGATAAATTATCTGCAGAATTGATTTTGCAAACTTGGCTTGAAGAAAACCTCTAA
- a CDS encoding UPF0149 family protein, with protein sequence MIEMEVNIINYDDVKDILHKLNTDDTIASAHGILCGFSCVRPGVTLDDWLNEVLVSIDLNNLNEKEAHEKLAQVYNTTLSQLNDATLNFQLLIADENCTLREQADTLIQWCQGFLVGLGLQKISTHDEDVLEMMKDFSEISQLNGDVLDNEENANDLSEIIEFVRMGTLLIQETLQPSKQDYISTDMLH encoded by the coding sequence ATGATAGAAATGGAAGTTAATATCATTAACTATGATGATGTAAAAGACATCCTGCATAAACTCAATACTGACGATACGATTGCCAGTGCCCATGGAATTTTGTGTGGATTTTCTTGCGTTAGACCTGGCGTTACGCTGGACGATTGGCTCAACGAAGTGCTAGTCAGCATTGATCTTAACAATCTAAACGAAAAAGAAGCCCACGAAAAATTGGCACAAGTCTATAACACCACACTTTCACAACTCAATGATGCGACGCTGAATTTTCAATTATTGATTGCCGATGAAAACTGCACTTTGAGGGAACAGGCTGATACGCTAATTCAATGGTGCCAGGGGTTTTTAGTCGGCTTAGGCTTACAAAAAATCTCTACCCACGATGAAGATGTCTTAGAAATGATGAAAGATTTCAGCGAAATCTCACAACTTAACGGCGATGTTTTAGACAATGAAGAAAATGCCAACGACCTTAGCGAAATCATCGAATTTGTGCGTATGGGCACGCTGCTTATCCAAGAAACCTTGCAGCCTTCCAAGCAAGATTACATCTCTACCGACATGCTACATTAA
- a CDS encoding cytochrome c oxidase subunit 3, producing the protein MSKEQAYYVPHGTYWPIIGSIGIATLFVGFANQMHGVSWGGSVMALGFAITVFMMFGWLGQVVNESTNGVYNDQVDRSFRWGMSWFIFSEVMFFAAFFGALFYARQLSVPWLGGADNNIYTPDLWNAFSASWHQMAFLAPGTELQSGTVMSFPAVPDSGLATATPADVVDPWGLPALNTALLLLSGVTLTFAHHALRAGHRNQIVGWLVATIALGAAFLGFQIMEYGHAYHDGLKLTSGIYGSTFYMLTGFHGFHVTVGVIMLTVILYRVQKGHFNADNHFGFEGVAWYWHFVDVVWLGLFVFVYWL; encoded by the coding sequence ATGAGTAAAGAGCAAGCATATTATGTGCCACACGGTACTTACTGGCCAATTATTGGCTCAATCGGTATAGCGACCTTATTTGTTGGTTTTGCCAACCAAATGCATGGCGTATCATGGGGTGGTTCGGTAATGGCACTGGGTTTTGCAATTACTGTGTTTATGATGTTTGGCTGGTTAGGTCAGGTAGTAAATGAAAGCACTAATGGCGTTTACAATGATCAAGTAGACCGTTCATTCCGTTGGGGTATGAGTTGGTTTATCTTCTCTGAAGTGATGTTCTTTGCGGCCTTTTTTGGTGCATTGTTTTATGCGAGACAACTTTCAGTACCATGGTTAGGCGGCGCAGATAATAATATCTACACGCCAGATTTATGGAATGCATTCAGTGCCTCATGGCATCAAATGGCCTTCTTAGCGCCAGGCACAGAGTTACAATCAGGTACAGTAATGAGTTTTCCTGCGGTTCCAGATAGTGGTCTTGCAACAGCAACCCCTGCTGATGTAGTGGATCCATGGGGTTTGCCTGCATTGAATACAGCGTTACTATTGTTATCAGGCGTTACCCTAACTTTTGCTCATCACGCATTGCGTGCTGGACATCGTAATCAAATCGTTGGCTGGTTAGTGGCAACAATCGCTTTAGGCGCTGCATTCTTAGGTTTTCAAATTATGGAGTATGGTCACGCATACCATGATGGTTTGAAATTAACTTCAGGCATTTATGGCTCTACTTTCTATATGTTGACAGGTTTTCATGGTTTTCATGTAACCGTTGGTGTTATTATGTTGACAGTTATTTTATACCGTGTGCAAAAAGGTCACTTCAATGCTGACAACCATTTTGGTTTTGAAGGGGTTGCTTGGTACTGGCATTTTGTAGATGTTGTATGGTTGGGCTTATTTGTATTCGTTTATTGGCTCTAA
- a CDS encoding SURF1 family protein — MSLGFWQLDRADEKRAIERAITLAESNPAQLISSVDELLNKEHYQVLLKGHYDNNKQFIYDNQIVNSTAGYYVLTPFIFENKSAILVNRGFVPWYGNRNKLANIKINNETTIIQVKLIIPKERIKLKQQTVNKNFPILIQSLNIERLSQLSGYQVVPMLAQLDVDAKNGFYRKWQPFYGSVDKHLGYALQWFLMALVLSFIAIYLLRKNSRK; from the coding sequence ATGTCATTAGGGTTTTGGCAGTTAGACCGCGCCGATGAAAAACGCGCGATTGAACGCGCTATCACTTTAGCGGAATCAAACCCCGCGCAACTTATATCAAGTGTTGATGAATTGCTTAACAAAGAACATTACCAAGTATTGCTTAAAGGTCATTATGATAACAATAAACAATTCATTTATGACAATCAAATTGTCAACAGTACCGCAGGTTATTATGTTTTAACACCTTTTATCTTTGAAAACAAAAGCGCTATTTTGGTCAATCGAGGTTTTGTGCCTTGGTATGGAAATCGCAACAAATTGGCCAACATTAAAATTAACAATGAAACCACTATTATTCAAGTCAAATTAATTATTCCCAAAGAGCGTATTAAACTCAAGCAACAGACTGTCAATAAAAATTTCCCAATCCTAATCCAATCTTTAAATATAGAACGACTCTCACAACTTTCTGGATACCAGGTTGTGCCAATGTTGGCACAGTTAGATGTGGATGCTAAAAATGGCTTTTATCGCAAATGGCAACCCTTTTATGGCAGTGTTGACAAACACTTGGGTTACGCATTACAATGGTTTTTGATGGCGTTGGTGTTGAGTTTTATTGCTATTTATCTATTAAGGAAAAACAGTAGAAAATAA
- a CDS encoding cytochrome c oxidase assembly protein, with protein sequence MERKKITKGFWIRLVSAPILMFAFAFAMVPIYDVFCDITGFNGTTGRIGSEQQYVVDENRKVEVSFFAMTMGGFPVQFGPKVSSMTVVPGKFYTTSYIAKNNTDQTVIGQAIPSVAPTDAALYFKKLECFCFNKQVFKPHEEVEMTLRFVVEPEMDKRIKDVSLSYNFFEIKK encoded by the coding sequence ATGGAACGAAAAAAAATAACAAAAGGGTTCTGGATAAGGTTAGTTTCAGCGCCGATATTGATGTTCGCTTTTGCTTTTGCGATGGTACCTATATACGATGTCTTTTGTGATATTACTGGGTTCAATGGCACAACAGGAAGGATAGGCAGCGAACAACAATATGTGGTTGATGAAAATCGCAAAGTTGAGGTCAGTTTTTTTGCCATGACGATGGGCGGTTTTCCAGTACAGTTTGGACCTAAGGTAAGTTCTATGACAGTTGTCCCTGGTAAGTTTTATACCACCAGTTACATTGCCAAGAACAATACAGATCAAACCGTAATTGGACAAGCAATACCGAGCGTGGCACCGACAGATGCAGCACTTTATTTTAAAAAATTAGAGTGCTTTTGTTTTAACAAACAAGTGTTCAAACCACATGAAGAAGTTGAAATGACTTTACGATTTGTGGTTGAACCAGAGATGGATAAGCGCATCAAAGATGTTAGTTTGTCTTACAATTTTTTTGAAATTAAAAAATAG
- a CDS encoding twin transmembrane helix small protein, whose product MTEVLIVIVIIAILVALGFGLIGMLRGGKQGSDKMFKSLVTRVALSVMLFIFVMFAGAMGWIKPNGMMVDAPVVQQPVQK is encoded by the coding sequence ATGACAGAAGTGTTAATCGTTATTGTTATTATTGCTATATTGGTAGCTTTGGGCTTTGGGCTTATCGGTATGCTTAGGGGTGGGAAACAAGGCTCAGATAAAATGTTTAAATCTTTGGTAACCCGCGTGGCTTTATCCGTAATGCTGTTTATCTTTGTGATGTTTGCAGGTGCGATGGGCTGGATTAAGCCGAACGGCATGATGGTTGATGCGCCTGTCGTGCAACAACCCGTGCAGAAATAA
- a CDS encoding DNA translocase FtsK, translating into METNNKPIRPQRKKQSRSRTANEVIFIALTVLGLISLVALISHSSLENPWSGSVALDNSVINLAGVIGAYLSDIGLSILGYGAYVIPISFIWLGWKIHKSTDQNPNKSSHVWIRFIAVLLLIAFSSALLTQTFTGEGAIAGGWIGEFLHGYFGVLFGSLSALVYLGIIMISLTIAGGISWIKIFGSTGSGLGAVLGQFKASRQQAKAKRMAKIATTSKAKKIKLNKAKAKKTQVAIPSSNLFKKETLSGLPDLSLLDEINSTSKGYSEKELEDMSRQVEEKLKDFGFDVITTAVTPGPVITQFELSLAAGVKVSQIMNLSKDLARALLVESVRIVDVIPGKPVIGLEIPNTERDIIGLKEILSSDAFNNSASMLTVALGKDINGHPIVANLAKMPHLLVAGATGMGKSVGLNAMILSVLYKATPEQVRIIMIDPKIVELSCYADVPHLLTPVITDMNQAAAALWWCVNEMERRYLLLAKFGVRNLDGFNEKLQSFKEKGEPFLDPSFNENTAEAGETAPELEPLPLIMLVVDEYADMLGALAQEDRAKAKRVEALIIRLAQKARAAGIHIIIATQRPSVDVITGLIKSNIPTRIAFKVSSKVDSRTILDQGGAEQLLGMGDMLYTTPGISHTVRVHGAFVGDEEIARVVGFLREHSETNYLDSVVNAHSESSESHESTGGTSNGEEDDLYDQAVQIVTSTRKASISGLQRRLRIGYNRAARIIEDMESAGVVSTMNSAGNRQVLAPEPIDND; encoded by the coding sequence TTGGAAACAAATAACAAACCTATTCGTCCTCAACGCAAAAAACAATCCCGTTCACGCACCGCTAATGAAGTTATTTTTATTGCACTGACTGTTCTTGGTCTGATTAGCCTAGTGGCATTGATTAGCCACTCCTCATTAGAAAACCCCTGGTCTGGTAGTGTTGCATTGGACAATTCGGTGATTAATTTGGCAGGTGTCATTGGTGCTTATTTAAGTGATATTGGTTTATCAATTTTGGGTTATGGCGCTTATGTGATTCCAATTTCATTCATTTGGCTAGGCTGGAAAATTCACAAGAGCACTGATCAAAATCCAAACAAATCTAGTCATGTTTGGATTAGATTTATCGCAGTATTGTTACTTATTGCTTTTTCCTCTGCCTTATTGACGCAAACTTTTACTGGCGAAGGTGCGATTGCAGGTGGTTGGATCGGTGAATTCTTACACGGTTATTTTGGCGTATTATTCGGCTCACTCTCTGCGCTTGTTTACTTGGGTATTATTATGATAAGTCTAACGATAGCTGGTGGCATCTCATGGATTAAAATCTTTGGCTCTACTGGCTCTGGACTTGGGGCAGTGTTGGGACAATTCAAAGCGTCTAGACAACAAGCAAAAGCAAAGAGAATGGCTAAGATTGCTACTACTTCTAAAGCAAAAAAAATAAAACTAAATAAAGCCAAAGCCAAAAAAACGCAAGTTGCCATTCCGAGTTCTAACTTATTCAAAAAAGAAACCCTCAGTGGATTGCCTGATTTATCGCTACTGGACGAGATAAACAGCACTTCCAAAGGTTATTCTGAAAAAGAATTAGAAGATATGTCGCGTCAGGTGGAAGAAAAACTCAAGGACTTCGGCTTTGATGTTATCACCACTGCAGTAACGCCAGGTCCTGTTATCACTCAGTTTGAGTTGTCACTGGCAGCGGGTGTAAAAGTGTCACAGATTATGAATCTAAGCAAGGACCTTGCACGCGCCTTATTGGTTGAAAGTGTTCGTATTGTTGATGTTATTCCGGGTAAACCTGTCATCGGCCTAGAGATTCCAAACACCGAGCGAGATATCATTGGACTGAAAGAAATTTTAAGTTCTGATGCGTTTAATAATTCTGCTTCTATGCTTACGGTTGCCCTAGGTAAAGATATTAATGGTCATCCAATCGTTGCCAATTTAGCAAAAATGCCGCATCTATTAGTTGCAGGTGCAACGGGAATGGGTAAATCTGTTGGATTGAATGCAATGATTTTAAGTGTGCTTTACAAAGCCACGCCAGAGCAAGTACGAATAATTATGATTGACCCCAAAATTGTTGAGTTGTCCTGCTATGCGGATGTGCCACACCTACTAACACCAGTGATCACCGATATGAACCAAGCTGCTGCTGCGCTGTGGTGGTGTGTGAATGAGATGGAGCGTCGTTATTTACTATTGGCAAAATTCGGCGTGCGTAATCTTGACGGATTCAATGAAAAACTCCAGTCCTTTAAAGAAAAAGGTGAGCCGTTCTTAGACCCATCTTTTAATGAAAATACTGCCGAAGCAGGCGAAACTGCCCCTGAATTAGAACCATTACCACTCATTATGTTAGTGGTCGATGAATACGCCGATATGCTCGGTGCACTGGCACAAGAGGACCGCGCCAAGGCAAAGCGCGTAGAGGCACTTATCATCCGTCTGGCACAAAAAGCGCGCGCCGCAGGTATTCATATTATCATTGCCACTCAACGGCCAAGTGTGGATGTGATTACTGGCTTGATTAAATCTAATATCCCAACTCGCATTGCCTTCAAGGTGTCTTCAAAAGTAGATTCTCGCACCATTCTTGACCAAGGTGGCGCCGAACAATTACTCGGTATGGGCGATATGCTTTATACAACGCCAGGCATCTCACACACAGTTCGTGTGCATGGTGCCTTTGTTGGCGATGAAGAAATTGCCCGTGTGGTTGGTTTTTTGCGTGAGCATTCTGAGACCAATTATCTCGACAGCGTCGTCAATGCACACAGTGAATCTAGCGAGTCACATGAAAGCACAGGAGGCACATCTAACGGCGAAGAAGATGACCTGTATGACCAAGCCGTGCAAATCGTCACCTCAACCCGTAAAGCCTCAATTTCAGGGCTGCAAAGACGCTTGCGTATTGGTTACAATCGCGCTGCACGCATCATCGAAGATATGGAGTCTGCTGGCGTCGTTAGCACAATGAATAGTGCAGGCAATCGTCAAGTATTAGCACCGGAACCAATAGACAATGATTAA
- the trxB gene encoding thioredoxin-disulfide reductase, whose translation MRKNKHCKVLIVGSGPAGYSAAVYAARANLNPVMVSGMEQGGQLMSTTDVDNWPGDNAGVQGPDLMARMQQHAERFDTEIVNDTITDVDFSSHPFVLNSADTTYSADAVIIATGASARYLGLESEEAFKGRGVSACATCDGFFYRGQKVAVIGGGNTAVEEALFLSNIADHVTIVHRRDKFSSEKILSDQLIEKSKTGNITIEYNYNLDEVLGDNAGVTGLRLKNNDGSSKEIGVHGVFIAIGHTPNTRIFEGSVAMNHGYIQVQSGTQGNATQTSVEGVFAAGDVADHIYRQAITSAGSGCMAALDAERFLGE comes from the coding sequence ATGCGTAAAAATAAACATTGTAAAGTATTAATTGTTGGCTCTGGTCCAGCGGGCTATTCTGCGGCAGTTTATGCGGCAAGAGCAAATCTTAACCCAGTGATGGTCAGCGGTATGGAGCAGGGCGGTCAATTAATGAGCACCACAGATGTAGATAATTGGCCCGGCGACAATGCTGGCGTACAAGGACCAGATTTAATGGCGCGTATGCAACAGCATGCTGAGCGTTTTGATACCGAAATTGTTAACGACACTATTACCGATGTTGATTTTTCATCGCACCCATTTGTGCTGAACAGCGCTGATACGACTTATAGCGCAGATGCCGTGATTATTGCCACAGGTGCAAGTGCGCGTTATTTGGGTCTAGAATCAGAAGAAGCCTTCAAAGGTAGGGGTGTGAGTGCTTGTGCAACTTGTGATGGTTTTTTCTATCGTGGGCAAAAAGTTGCTGTCATCGGTGGCGGTAACACCGCTGTTGAAGAGGCGTTATTCTTATCCAACATCGCTGATCATGTGACAATTGTTCATCGCCGAGATAAATTTTCAAGTGAGAAGATTTTGTCAGACCAATTAATTGAAAAATCAAAAACAGGCAACATCACCATCGAATACAATTATAACCTTGACGAAGTATTGGGCGACAATGCAGGCGTAACAGGATTGAGATTGAAAAATAATGACGGCAGCAGCAAAGAGATTGGCGTTCACGGCGTGTTTATTGCGATTGGACATACGCCAAACACCCGTATTTTTGAAGGCAGCGTAGCAATGAACCACGGTTATATTCAAGTGCAGAGTGGTACGCAGGGTAATGCAACACAAACCAGTGTTGAAGGTGTGTTTGCAGCAGGTGATGTAGCAGACCATATCTATCGTCAAGCCATTACCTCAGCAGGCTCTGGTTGTATGGCGGCATTAGATGCTGAAAGATTTTTAGGCGAATAG
- a CDS encoding aspartate carbamoyltransferase catalytic subunit — translation MKKDLISNDIQLNASGKLVHLLGLEGLSKQHLTHILDVADDLLDAQGNLKKSKALDDMSVANLFFEPSTRTRNTFEIAGKRTSANIINVDLANSATKKNESLLDTMHTLKAMQIDMFVIRHKQSGLPHYVAENIGNVAILNAGDGINAHPTQALLDMLTIRQYKKNFESLSVAIVGDILHSRVAHSGIQALKTLGTKDIRLIAPEGLQYESKNCDTIKCFTDIETGLKDCDVIMVLRLQKERMMEADIPNEQEYFDNYGLTFERLALAKPGAIVMHPGPINRGVEIDSSVADGEQSVILQQVTNGIAVRMAVMEILAGKS, via the coding sequence ATGAAAAAAGACTTGATTAGCAACGATATTCAACTAAATGCTTCTGGCAAGTTGGTTCACTTATTGGGTCTTGAAGGGCTATCCAAACAACATTTAACCCATATTCTTGATGTCGCTGATGACTTGCTTGATGCACAAGGTAATCTAAAAAAATCCAAAGCATTGGACGATATGAGTGTCGCTAATTTGTTTTTTGAGCCTTCCACGCGTACCAGAAATACCTTTGAAATCGCAGGAAAACGCACCAGTGCAAATATTATCAATGTTGATTTAGCGAACTCTGCGACGAAGAAAAACGAATCCTTGCTCGACACAATGCACACGCTAAAAGCCATGCAAATTGATATGTTCGTCATTCGCCATAAGCAAAGCGGCTTGCCTCATTATGTGGCTGAGAATATTGGCAATGTAGCAATTTTGAATGCCGGCGATGGCATCAACGCCCACCCGACACAGGCGTTATTGGATATGTTGACCATTCGCCAATATAAGAAAAATTTTGAGAGTTTATCAGTGGCAATTGTGGGTGATATTTTACATTCTCGCGTGGCGCATTCTGGCATTCAAGCGCTGAAAACTTTAGGTACGAAAGACATTCGCCTCATTGCACCAGAAGGTTTGCAATATGAATCTAAAAATTGTGATACCATTAAATGCTTTACTGATATTGAAACAGGGTTAAAAGATTGCGATGTTATTATGGTATTGCGTTTGCAAAAAGAACGGATGATGGAGGCGGATATTCCAAATGAACAGGAATATTTTGACAACTACGGTTTGACCTTTGAACGCTTGGCATTGGCAAAACCTGGTGCGATTGTCATGCACCCCGGCCCGATTAATCGTGGTGTGGAAATCGACTCATCGGTTGCTGATGGCGAGCAATCAGTCATTCTACAACAAGTTACCAATGGTATTGCGGTGCGGATGGCTGTGATGGAAATTTTGGCAGGAAAATCATGA
- a CDS encoding LolA family protein, whose translation MIKILIVISALWGNIALSEGAAAKTQFSDYFNNLNSLKADFTQSVYTAGDIFISETAGNFSFQRPQQLRWHTIKPSEQTLLLNNNELWMIDTELEQTVLQKNQDFSKTPLYWLINKPNTLKNTPKYSHSEGGIDWYLTNQKTQPLGFGFVGKELSTISLENELDQTIYITFSNIKVNAKINPQDFALNIPSDFDVIR comes from the coding sequence ATGATTAAAATTCTTATTGTAATATCTGCCTTATGGGGCAACATTGCCCTTAGTGAAGGCGCAGCGGCAAAAACGCAATTTTCTGATTATTTCAATAACTTAAATTCGCTCAAGGCTGATTTCACCCAAAGCGTTTATACCGCTGGCGACATATTCATCAGCGAAACTGCTGGAAATTTTTCCTTCCAACGCCCACAACAACTGCGCTGGCATACTATAAAGCCAAGCGAACAAACATTACTACTTAACAACAATGAGCTTTGGATGATTGACACTGAACTTGAACAAACCGTTTTACAGAAAAACCAAGACTTCTCCAAAACCCCGCTTTACTGGCTCATCAATAAACCCAATACCCTTAAAAATACGCCAAAATATAGCCATTCAGAAGGCGGTATTGATTGGTATCTCACCAACCAAAAAACACAGCCCCTGGGTTTTGGCTTTGTTGGCAAAGAACTGTCCACCATTTCATTAGAAAACGAATTGGACCAAACTATTTACATTACCTTTAGCAATATAAAAGTCAACGCCAAAATTAACCCACAAGATTTTGCGTTAAATATTCCCTCTGATTTCGATGTCATTAGATAG
- a CDS encoding IS3 family transposase, with the protein MARYRQELGLKAVLAVKQVNTTIPIKVHKKYSYKLRGLGINHANQVWSTDITYIKIAGGMVYMAAIIDWHSKAVLSHRISNTMDSQLVMSVLNDALEKYPHPEIFNTDQGSQYTSEIHTKRLKDLDITISMHPKGIWSLRSGRGKGRATDNICIERFWRSAKCERIYLNEYQTIIELTTDVDDYIEFYNHRRFHETLKYKKPMDVYQESIKLNQKKKRAS; encoded by the coding sequence GTGGCTCGTTATCGTCAAGAATTAGGGTTAAAAGCAGTGTTGGCGGTTAAGCAGGTCAATACAACCATACCAATAAAAGTACATAAAAAATACAGTTATAAGCTTCGAGGTCTTGGTATTAACCACGCTAATCAAGTTTGGAGTACAGACATCACCTATATTAAGATTGCGGGAGGTATGGTGTATATGGCTGCTATTATTGATTGGCATTCCAAGGCTGTTTTATCACACAGAATATCCAACACCATGGATTCACAGTTGGTAATGAGTGTGCTTAATGATGCCTTGGAGAAGTACCCACACCCAGAGATATTTAATACCGATCAAGGCAGCCAATACACCAGTGAGATACACACCAAACGACTAAAAGATTTAGACATCACTATCTCAATGCACCCCAAGGGCATTTGGTCGCTACGCTCGGGCAGAGGCAAAGGCAGAGCCACAGATAATATCTGCATTGAACGCTTCTGGAGAAGTGCCAAATGTGAAAGGATTTATTTGAATGAATATCAAACTATCATTGAATTAACCACGGATGTAGATGATTATATTGAGTTTTATAACCACCGAAGATTCCATGAAACATTGAAATATAAAAAACCAATGGATGTGTATCAAGAAAGTATAAAATTGAATCAGAAAAAGAAGAGGGCTTCTTAG
- a CDS encoding lytic murein transglycosylase yields the protein MFRFILVFTFAISACATATMGNTKINDTLHTENTQSFQQFLNTLRVTAMKKGVSSATLDRAFTGLTPDPRIIKYDRNQAEFTLNFWRYINSRVSDNRLQKGRIKLQENQELLNRVYKKYGVPPSVLVAFWGLETNYGRHVGKMNLVRSLATLSFDKRRRAFFTGELLVLLQLIDLGKLPLTVEGSWAGAMGNLQFMPSNVQAYAIDKDKDGKLDLWGGSKADIFYTGSNFLKNIGWRQGERWGEEVKVAKNFEFSLANLKTKKTVQAWQKLGVTRTDGQAFSNPSQMASLLLPMGYQGPAFLVYRNFRTILRWNRSILYALSVGHLADRIMGKSALIALPIAEPSLRREDIQAIQTKLNTLGFDTGKPDGIPGPKTRGAVRAYQQENGLPVDGYVGYQLLQKL from the coding sequence ATGTTTCGATTCATACTTGTTTTTACCTTTGCGATTTCAGCGTGCGCCACGGCAACAATGGGCAACACAAAAATCAATGATACCCTGCACACCGAAAATACACAAAGTTTTCAACAATTCTTAAATACGCTGCGCGTAACGGCGATGAAAAAAGGCGTTTCATCGGCGACATTAGACCGTGCTTTTACAGGGCTAACGCCCGATCCTAGAATCATTAAATATGACCGTAATCAGGCAGAATTTACCCTGAATTTTTGGCGTTATATAAATTCTAGAGTCAGCGATAATCGCCTGCAAAAAGGTAGAATTAAACTTCAAGAAAACCAAGAATTGCTCAATCGTGTTTATAAAAAATATGGCGTCCCCCCATCAGTTTTGGTGGCGTTTTGGGGGTTGGAAACCAACTATGGACGGCATGTGGGCAAGATGAATTTGGTGCGTTCACTGGCAACACTGAGCTTTGATAAGCGTCGTCGGGCATTTTTTACGGGCGAATTGTTGGTTTTGTTGCAACTGATTGACCTGGGAAAATTACCACTTACCGTTGAGGGCTCTTGGGCGGGAGCAATGGGTAATCTGCAATTTATGCCGAGCAATGTACAGGCATATGCGATAGATAAGGACAAAGATGGGAAGTTGGACTTGTGGGGGGGTAGTAAAGCCGATATCTTTTACACAGGGTCTAATTTTCTCAAAAATATCGGCTGGCGACAAGGTGAACGCTGGGGCGAAGAAGTAAAAGTGGCTAAGAATTTTGAGTTTTCATTGGCGAATTTAAAGACTAAAAAAACGGTACAAGCGTGGCAAAAACTAGGCGTTACTCGTACTGATGGGCAAGCATTTTCTAATCCATCGCAAATGGCATCATTGCTATTGCCGATGGGGTATCAAGGCCCTGCTTTTTTGGTGTATCGTAATTTCCGTACAATTTTAAGGTGGAATCGCTCTATTTTGTACGCCTTATCGGTCGGGCATTTGGCGGACCGCATCATGGGAAAATCAGCACTGATTGCACTGCCGATTGCGGAGCCGTCGTTGCGTCGAGAAGACATTCAAGCCATTCAAACTAAACTCAATACATTGGGCTTTGACACGGGGAAACCTGATGGCATTCCAGGGCCAAAAACACGCGGAGCAGTGCGTGCATATCAGCAAGAGAATGGCTTGCCTGTGGATGGATATGTTGGATATCAATTGTTACAAAAATTGTGA